A single Pedobacter sp. PACM 27299 DNA region contains:
- a CDS encoding TlpA disulfide reductase family protein has product MNNLLKISTLSLGLVTLLNVAGANAQQAKSFTVKGELSGVKDGEKILFIRSTDQNTSDTLSQTIKGGKFVLKGSVKNSAEFFSIRVTDKRIRYNAFLDNSIMTLKGNADDLSQLIITGSPAHADHLKYLSAVAPLTSTMRALNKEYGDAKKASNEEKMAAVSQKFDEIEVEQGKVTAEFIKNNPQSYYTAYLILNGDVEPSTTLPVYNVLAAAVKNSTYGLKLKERLDALIKVGIGVKAPDFSAQTAEGTTLSLNEVVAKGKYTLIDFWASWCGPCRQENPNLVAAYEKFHDKGLNVLGVSLDKPTAAAAWKKAIADDKLTWYQISDLQYWQSPMVKLYAVRGIPHSVLVDAKGIIVAKDLRGKALHDKLAELLK; this is encoded by the coding sequence ATGAATAACTTATTAAAGATTTCAACTTTGTCGCTAGGCTTGGTTACCTTGTTGAATGTAGCAGGTGCAAATGCACAGCAGGCAAAAAGTTTTACTGTAAAAGGTGAACTGTCGGGCGTAAAAGACGGAGAAAAAATCTTATTCATCCGCAGTACAGATCAGAATACTTCAGATACCCTTTCGCAAACCATAAAAGGAGGGAAGTTTGTGTTGAAAGGAAGTGTAAAAAATAGTGCTGAGTTTTTCAGCATTCGGGTAACGGACAAACGCATCAGATACAATGCATTTTTAGACAATTCCATCATGACCTTAAAAGGGAATGCGGATGATCTTTCTCAATTGATCATCACTGGATCGCCAGCACATGCAGATCATTTGAAATATTTGTCAGCAGTGGCTCCTCTAACCAGTACGATGAGGGCTTTGAACAAAGAATATGGCGATGCGAAAAAAGCCAGCAATGAGGAGAAAATGGCAGCTGTAAGTCAGAAGTTTGATGAGATAGAAGTTGAACAGGGAAAAGTAACGGCTGAGTTCATTAAGAACAATCCGCAATCTTATTATACGGCCTATCTGATCTTAAATGGAGATGTTGAGCCATCAACCACCTTACCAGTTTATAATGTATTAGCCGCAGCTGTAAAAAACAGCACTTATGGCCTAAAGTTAAAAGAACGTTTAGATGCCTTAATAAAAGTAGGGATAGGGGTTAAAGCACCAGATTTCAGTGCGCAGACAGCAGAAGGAACGACACTTTCTTTAAATGAGGTCGTGGCTAAAGGTAAATATACACTGATTGATTTCTGGGCGTCCTGGTGCGGCCCATGCAGACAGGAAAATCCAAACCTGGTAGCTGCTTATGAAAAATTTCATGATAAAGGGTTAAACGTACTTGGCGTTTCACTGGATAAGCCAACTGCAGCTGCTGCATGGAAGAAAGCTATTGCCGACGATAAATTAACCTGGTACCAGATTTCTGACCTTCAATACTGGCAGAGCCCAATGGTGAAATTATATGCAGTTAGAGGGATCCCTCATTCTGTTCTGGTAGATGCTAAAGGTATAATCGTAGCGAAAGACCTTAGAGGCAAAGCGCTTCATGATAAGCTGGCTGAACTTTTAAAATAA
- a CDS encoding thioredoxin family protein, which translates to MKYLNLFIFLLIATGIKAQEEIKFNQTTTWAGTTAKSADEGKLIFIDCYTSWCAPCKWMDKNVFNDASVANFFNTHFINAKIDMEKGEGIELRKKYNVQSFPTFLFVNDKGEVIHRTASKMTVAEFLEEGKMAADPKRNFSFLSQKYESGQRDIPFLLDYFLAVQKTDRNKAELIGKDISERITLKELNSALGWKAIKALARTESDRLGGHFMANQMAYTAFATEEEREKLKDRLITSTMYGYLYSKNEKAFMDHLSYFKNADRIDRRKQGIMLEADFYLDNSRTSEYIRITEAALKGDLKDDAERLSFLARRADSKNVSYGKERSKGKDAANPKVLKQAYKMAKRAASLEPEEYAVVSTFAKVCLTLKKKEEGLIAARKSRALADAETSKIQKLAQELLGKIELL; encoded by the coding sequence ATGAAATACCTCAATCTATTTATATTCCTGCTGATCGCTACTGGCATCAAAGCACAGGAAGAAATCAAATTTAACCAAACCACAACCTGGGCTGGTACTACCGCTAAATCCGCTGACGAAGGCAAGCTGATCTTTATCGATTGCTATACTTCCTGGTGTGCACCCTGCAAATGGATGGACAAAAACGTATTTAATGATGCTTCAGTAGCTAACTTCTTTAATACTCATTTCATCAATGCTAAGATTGATATGGAAAAAGGAGAAGGAATTGAGCTTCGTAAAAAATATAACGTGCAGTCCTTCCCGACCTTTCTTTTTGTAAATGATAAAGGGGAAGTGATCCATAGAACAGCTTCAAAAATGACAGTTGCCGAATTCCTGGAAGAGGGAAAGATGGCCGCAGATCCGAAAAGAAACTTTTCTTTCCTAAGTCAGAAGTATGAATCTGGACAAAGGGACATCCCTTTTTTACTGGATTACTTTTTGGCAGTACAGAAAACAGACCGAAATAAAGCAGAACTGATCGGAAAAGATATTTCGGAACGCATCACCTTAAAGGAGTTAAATTCAGCTCTAGGTTGGAAAGCAATTAAAGCCCTGGCGAGAACAGAAAGCGACCGTTTAGGTGGCCATTTCATGGCCAATCAAATGGCTTACACTGCTTTTGCCACGGAAGAAGAAAGAGAAAAGCTGAAAGACCGTTTGATCACCAGTACCATGTATGGTTACCTGTACAGTAAGAATGAAAAGGCTTTTATGGACCACCTTTCTTATTTTAAAAACGCTGATAGAATTGACCGCAGAAAGCAGGGAATTATGCTGGAAGCAGATTTCTACCTGGACAACAGCAGGACTTCAGAATACATCAGAATAACCGAAGCAGCGCTGAAAGGTGATTTGAAAGATGATGCAGAAAGATTAAGCTTTTTAGCTAGAAGAGCAGATTCTAAAAATGTTTCCTATGGTAAGGAGCGTTCAAAAGGAAAAGATGCAGCCAATCCTAAAGTGCTGAAACAAGCTTATAAGATGGCAAAACGCGCGGCATCCTTAGAGCCGGAAGAGTATGCTGTTGTCAGCACTTTCGCTAAAGTATGCTTAACCCTTAAAAAGAAAGAGGAGGGATTGATCGCTGCAAGGAAATCAAGAGCCCTTGCCGATGCAGAAACTTCGAAAATTCAGAAACTTGCGCAGGAGCTGCTGGGTAAGATCGAATTGTTATAA
- a CDS encoding RagB/SusD family nutrient uptake outer membrane protein, translating to MKKIFIALLLAAGIFTGCKDYLDIKPKGYTIPEFFEDYKKLLNNSSLNRSSSGYPNYLTDDAQVGTEKDVNSATDYTLYTLLKRNLYSFAPGAILESGNDDSFYEAAYSKIFTYNTVINNIENVPDGVPAQKRQLKAEALVGRAFEYFNLVNGYSVQYDAATAATDLGVPLVLVEDVTKSYTRNTVAEVYAQILNDLAAAEPNLSTIADHKFRPTKAAANALLSKVYLVMSKYSEALQNANEALKVNRNLIKYQDYTTKLGLTYGRVILSSNKDVFFPPVDKSIETVWARQTASSSGAVFGELYASKDLLNTYAKDLPAGGIDKRLNLFFCTDSAQLGGNLTRFPGRSLWAPYIEFNMAFSSGELMLIAAEAEARVGDMGVALQHLNTLRDARIVGNKPLTAATKEEVLVLVLEERRREMPFQGITRLIDLKRLNKDPRFAKSVSHFFGTQTFTLPANDKRYVLPIPPKVLALNPSIPVLDR from the coding sequence ATGAAAAAGATATTTATTGCTTTATTGCTTGCTGCAGGGATTTTTACCGGATGTAAAGATTATCTGGATATTAAGCCAAAAGGATACACCATTCCTGAGTTTTTTGAAGATTATAAAAAGTTATTAAATAATAGCAGCCTGAATAGAAGTTCCTCGGGTTATCCAAATTACCTGACAGATGATGCACAGGTTGGAACAGAGAAAGATGTCAATAGTGCTACAGATTATACTTTGTATACCCTATTAAAACGGAACCTATATAGTTTTGCCCCTGGTGCTATTTTAGAATCGGGAAATGACGATAGCTTTTATGAGGCCGCTTATTCGAAAATCTTTACTTACAATACGGTTATCAATAATATAGAAAATGTTCCCGATGGTGTGCCTGCTCAAAAAAGACAGTTAAAAGCAGAAGCGCTTGTTGGAAGAGCTTTTGAGTATTTTAATTTAGTCAATGGTTATTCCGTTCAATACGATGCCGCAACTGCCGCTACCGATCTTGGTGTTCCTTTGGTATTGGTAGAAGATGTAACGAAAAGTTATACCAGAAATACGGTGGCTGAAGTCTATGCACAGATTTTGAATGATTTGGCAGCAGCAGAACCTAACCTGAGCACGATTGCAGATCATAAATTTCGTCCTACAAAAGCAGCAGCGAATGCGTTGTTAAGTAAGGTTTACCTGGTGATGAGCAAATACTCAGAAGCACTGCAAAATGCCAATGAGGCTTTGAAGGTGAATCGTAATTTGATCAAATACCAGGATTATACCACCAAACTAGGGCTGACCTATGGAAGAGTAATTCTGTCAAGTAATAAGGATGTGTTTTTTCCTCCTGTCGATAAGAGCATCGAAACCGTTTGGGCACGCCAAACAGCTTCAAGTTCTGGTGCGGTGTTTGGAGAATTATACGCCAGCAAAGATTTATTAAACACTTACGCTAAAGACTTACCTGCAGGGGGGATCGACAAACGTTTAAATCTTTTCTTCTGTACCGATTCTGCACAATTGGGAGGGAATCTCACCAGGTTTCCTGGAAGATCACTCTGGGCGCCTTACATTGAATTTAACATGGCTTTCAGTTCAGGAGAATTGATGTTGATCGCTGCGGAAGCAGAAGCCAGAGTTGGAGATATGGGGGTCGCTTTGCAGCACCTGAACACCCTGAGAGATGCACGTATCGTTGGCAATAAACCATTGACAGCGGCTACGAAAGAGGAAGTCCTGGTTCTTGTGCTGGAGGAAAGAAGAAGAGAAATGCCTTTCCAGGGAATCACACGCTTGATAGATTTGAAACGTCTCAATAAGGATCCGCGTTTCGCCAAATCTGTCAGCCATTTTTTCGGAACACAAACATTTACCCTGCCGGCCAATGATAAACGTTATGTGCTGCCAATCCCACCTAAAGTATTGGCGCTAAATCCTTCCATTCCAGTGTTGGATCGTTAA
- a CDS encoding SusC/RagA family TonB-linked outer membrane protein produces MRINLIAILITMTLVQAAASTFGQRVTLREKNASLEQVLLSIKKQTNYTFLYNSDLIKSAKKLSLNLENVQLEQALDACFQGQDLSFKIIENTVVIKKKDFTVLDQLKSTFKFVEVKGKVLDENRLPLPGATIQVKDTKKNAITNGNGEFELHAVDEKAILIVSFIGYKEKEVPVSQGSPLTVTLEVNPGLLSEISIVSTGYQDIPKERAAGSIVTINADKDLKGKMQTNILDRIEGMAAGFTSYSSEGKTKYQIRGVSTLNAEMKPLIVVDGAPFEGDVQSINPADVESVNVLKDATAASIYGARSANGVIVITLRKGVKGPVRIAYNGTAKFTPLPNPDYANKMSSSELVDFQREMFSYRSGSYEAIDPRKSMNDVYRLLYDARQKQKVNGKWDAADEAQLQSSLDFYRNNDRYDQVVDEFMRKTALVQQHNLSLSGGSDFYTYNLSGNYMNNNPYEREQSNSRVGFNLNNTFNFTKWLKVNVGVLSSSLKEDYDNGVIGFNQLNNGKASYYMLRDNNGNPVNWYNSKSQFEIDRLNALGLQDENYAPVNYMSSKHYKNNSNYLNLNFNATMQLADGLSLNLLYQKERTDNYIKQYLSKNAYEVKTMINDATRIKSDGSREFLIPNGGQIDETRADINSHTLRAQVNYNKLFGEQHRIDFIAGAEQRSMLATSTRAYRYGYNDNSLSYGLLDEVALGKQQVGVQSLSNSFFYSKNKEEGIFNKEDRFVSFYGNGSYTFDRKLTATASIRMDQSNLFGTNPKYQYKPLWSTGLLYVLSENDNDWLDRLAIRATYGINGNISKKGGPYLIMKDYASPNPMNNEAQAYVDSPPNSGLRWEKTKVTNFGMDYSLLKGKFSGSIDLYNKNTSDLLGERNLDPTLGWDKIFMNYGSMRNRGIDVAFSSKNLSTTDFSWTTSMNFNYNQNVVTKIENADNTIYSYVEDPNKNMRVGKPMGAIYGIRYKGLDAAGRPVAWTKDGREVSKTTDLIMDDLVYQGTVTPPFSASLMNTISYKNFDLFFMFIYYGGNKMRDVISPYLTRLPELNYTANMDRLALNYWKKPGDENIPGIAPAFYSNASDVITQLWTAADQNVQRADYIKLRDVTISYSLANAFLKQNFIQKLRLSFQVQNAWRWSANKQNLDPEVWSGPSLIPVNSTSEVAKPAIKPPPSRGAYIPATYTFGLSVNF; encoded by the coding sequence ATGCGGATTAATTTGATCGCTATCCTGATCACTATGACGCTGGTACAGGCTGCGGCGAGTACCTTTGGTCAGAGGGTTACCCTGCGGGAAAAGAATGCCAGTTTAGAACAAGTACTCTTATCCATCAAAAAACAAACTAATTACACTTTTCTGTACAACAGCGACCTGATCAAAAGCGCAAAAAAGCTGAGCTTGAACCTGGAGAATGTACAATTGGAACAGGCATTGGATGCTTGCTTCCAGGGACAGGACCTGAGCTTTAAAATCATCGAAAATACGGTAGTCATCAAGAAGAAGGATTTCACAGTATTGGATCAGCTCAAAAGCACCTTCAAATTCGTAGAGGTCAAAGGAAAAGTACTGGACGAAAACCGACTGCCCCTGCCCGGAGCAACCATTCAGGTGAAGGATACCAAGAAAAATGCCATTACCAATGGGAATGGAGAGTTTGAACTTCATGCTGTAGACGAAAAAGCAATTCTGATCGTCTCTTTTATCGGCTATAAAGAAAAAGAAGTGCCAGTAAGTCAGGGCAGTCCGCTTACCGTTACTTTAGAGGTAAATCCTGGGCTGCTATCGGAGATTTCGATTGTCTCTACCGGCTACCAGGACATTCCTAAGGAACGTGCAGCAGGTTCTATTGTCACCATCAATGCAGATAAAGACCTGAAAGGTAAAATGCAAACCAATATTCTGGATAGAATTGAAGGGATGGCTGCCGGTTTTACCAGTTATAGTTCTGAAGGGAAAACTAAATATCAGATTCGTGGTGTTTCTACCTTGAATGCAGAGATGAAACCACTTATCGTAGTGGATGGAGCACCTTTTGAAGGGGATGTTCAATCAATTAATCCTGCTGATGTGGAATCGGTAAACGTGCTGAAGGATGCTACCGCAGCTTCTATTTACGGCGCACGCTCTGCAAATGGGGTGATTGTGATTACCCTGCGTAAAGGGGTAAAAGGACCAGTGAGGATTGCATATAATGGAACAGCTAAATTTACGCCGCTCCCTAATCCGGATTATGCGAATAAAATGAGCAGCTCAGAGCTGGTGGATTTTCAAAGAGAAATGTTCAGCTACCGGTCAGGTTCTTACGAAGCGATCGATCCGCGTAAATCTATGAACGACGTCTACCGACTGCTGTATGATGCCCGACAAAAACAGAAGGTAAATGGTAAATGGGATGCTGCAGATGAAGCGCAATTACAATCATCCCTGGACTTCTACAGAAATAACGATAGATATGACCAGGTCGTAGACGAATTTATGCGTAAAACAGCCTTGGTACAGCAGCATAACCTATCGCTTTCTGGTGGTTCAGATTTCTATACTTATAACCTGAGTGGAAATTACATGAACAACAATCCCTATGAGCGCGAACAAAGCAATAGCCGGGTAGGCTTTAACCTGAACAATACTTTCAATTTTACAAAATGGCTGAAAGTAAATGTAGGGGTATTGAGCAGCTCCTTAAAGGAAGATTACGACAATGGCGTGATCGGTTTTAACCAATTGAATAACGGTAAAGCCTCTTACTATATGCTAAGAGACAATAACGGAAATCCGGTAAACTGGTACAATTCAAAATCACAATTTGAGATTGACCGTTTAAATGCACTGGGTTTACAAGATGAAAATTATGCGCCAGTAAATTATATGAGCAGTAAACATTATAAGAACAACAGCAATTACCTGAATCTTAATTTTAATGCGACAATGCAATTGGCAGATGGTCTTTCCTTGAATCTCCTTTATCAGAAAGAAAGGACGGATAATTATATCAAGCAATACCTGAGCAAAAATGCCTATGAGGTAAAAACGATGATCAATGATGCCACCAGAATTAAATCTGATGGTTCCAGAGAGTTTCTGATTCCTAATGGCGGACAAATCGATGAAACCAGAGCAGATATCAATTCACATACTTTACGCGCCCAGGTGAATTACAACAAATTGTTCGGAGAGCAACACCGCATTGATTTTATTGCAGGTGCTGAACAACGCAGCATGCTAGCCACAAGTACCAGAGCATACAGATATGGATACAATGACAATAGCCTTTCTTACGGTTTACTGGATGAAGTTGCTTTAGGTAAACAGCAGGTTGGGGTGCAATCACTGAGTAACAGTTTCTTTTATTCCAAAAATAAAGAGGAGGGAATCTTCAACAAAGAAGACCGCTTTGTTTCTTTCTATGGTAACGGATCCTATACGTTTGATCGTAAGCTAACCGCAACAGCAAGTATCCGCATGGACCAATCGAATTTGTTTGGTACCAATCCTAAATATCAATATAAGCCACTTTGGTCTACCGGATTATTGTACGTGCTTTCTGAAAATGACAACGACTGGCTTGACCGTTTGGCCATTCGCGCCACTTATGGTATCAATGGTAACATCTCAAAAAAAGGAGGCCCATATCTGATCATGAAAGACTATGCCAGCCCTAACCCAATGAACAATGAAGCGCAGGCGTATGTGGACAGTCCACCTAATTCTGGCTTAAGATGGGAGAAAACCAAGGTGACCAATTTTGGTATGGACTATAGCTTGTTGAAAGGTAAGTTTTCTGGAAGTATAGACCTTTACAATAAGAATACAAGTGATCTATTAGGGGAAAGAAATCTGGATCCAACTCTTGGCTGGGATAAAATCTTTATGAATTATGGCAGCATGCGCAATCGTGGAATTGATGTTGCTTTCAGCAGCAAGAACCTGTCGACCACTGATTTTAGCTGGACGACCTCGATGAACTTCAATTACAATCAAAATGTGGTGACCAAAATTGAAAATGCCGACAATACAATTTACAGTTATGTAGAAGATCCAAATAAAAACATGAGGGTAGGTAAGCCAATGGGGGCGATATATGGCATTCGTTATAAGGGATTAGATGCTGCAGGCAGACCAGTTGCATGGACTAAAGATGGTAGGGAGGTGAGCAAAACCACTGACCTGATCATGGACGATCTCGTTTATCAAGGTACAGTTACGCCACCTTTTTCGGCTTCATTGATGAATACAATCAGCTATAAGAATTTTGACCTGTTTTTCATGTTCATTTACTATGGTGGAAATAAAATGCGTGATGTGATCAGTCCATACCTAACCAGGTTGCCGGAATTGAACTACACTGCGAACATGGATAGACTGGCCTTAAATTATTGGAAAAAACCTGGGGATGAAAACATTCCAGGAATTGCTCCTGCTTTTTACTCCAATGCTTCAGATGTGATTACACAGCTCTGGACAGCAGCAGACCAAAATGTTCAAAGAGCAGATTATATCAAATTAAGGGATGTTACGATCAGCTATTCTCTGGCTAATGCATTCCTGAAGCAGAATTTTATCCAAAAATTACGCTTGAGCTTCCAGGTACAAAACGCATGGAGATGGTCTGCAAATAAACAAAACCTGGATCCTGAAGTTTGGAGCGGTCCTAGTTTGATCCCAGTAAATAGTACCAGTGAAGTAGCAAAACCTGCAATTAAACCGCCTCCATCAAGAGGTGCTTATATTCCAGCAACCTATACATTCGGTCTTTCTGTTAATTTTTAA
- a CDS encoding FecR family protein, which translates to MAKLDAKELLIKYLSGECTEEEQALLAQWHLNRTADRDDQMPDFDLTEKERTEDLEEVWGRLQLEEEKAQREHAPQEKAQPEKPKRLLLWPSIAAAAGVAIALTAGLLFYNSKSAREDENLLVQAAIQQIPAGGNNAVLTLDDGRKISLLEAKKGTLATESGISIAKTKDGQLVYHLSNVNKPNIYNTISTPNGGQYQVVLPDGTKVWLNAASSLRFPLTFDQMSERKVELKGEAYFEVAKQFKKGKSERVPFIVQTEKQQVEVLGTHFNINAYKEEPGLKTTLMEGSISVTGHKNTVMLKPGEQATDRDGQLLSAKVDVEEVMSWKNGYFRFNNTDLKTIMRQASRWYNVDVVYEGNIPPLLITGEVSRQVDATAFLEMLRYLNVKFKIEKQTNARSKILVSL; encoded by the coding sequence ATGGCAAAACTAGACGCAAAAGAGTTATTGATCAAATATCTTTCCGGTGAATGTACGGAAGAAGAGCAGGCGCTATTGGCGCAATGGCACTTGAACAGAACCGCAGACAGGGATGATCAAATGCCTGATTTTGATTTAACGGAAAAGGAGCGGACTGAGGATTTAGAGGAGGTGTGGGGAAGATTACAGCTAGAGGAAGAAAAAGCTCAGCGGGAACATGCCCCGCAGGAAAAAGCTCAGCCAGAAAAACCAAAACGTCTTCTTTTATGGCCTTCAATTGCTGCAGCTGCAGGGGTTGCAATCGCATTAACTGCCGGATTATTATTCTACAATTCTAAATCCGCCAGGGAAGACGAAAACTTGCTGGTACAAGCCGCTATACAGCAAATCCCTGCAGGAGGAAACAATGCCGTACTCACACTCGATGATGGCAGAAAAATTTCTTTATTAGAGGCTAAAAAAGGCACGCTCGCTACTGAGTCGGGTATCAGCATCGCTAAAACTAAAGATGGACAGCTGGTATACCATCTCTCCAACGTCAATAAACCCAATATTTACAACACAATTAGTACCCCTAATGGTGGCCAATATCAGGTGGTGCTGCCAGACGGCACCAAGGTATGGCTTAATGCAGCTTCTTCCTTAAGGTTTCCTTTGACTTTCGATCAGATGAGCGAACGAAAAGTAGAACTAAAAGGAGAGGCTTATTTTGAAGTCGCCAAACAATTTAAAAAGGGTAAATCAGAAAGGGTTCCTTTTATCGTGCAAACTGAAAAACAGCAGGTAGAAGTTTTGGGTACCCATTTCAATATCAACGCCTATAAAGAGGAGCCTGGCTTGAAGACCACGTTGATGGAAGGAAGCATAAGCGTAACTGGCCACAAAAATACAGTGATGCTCAAACCAGGAGAGCAAGCTACAGATCGCGATGGTCAATTGTTATCGGCTAAAGTAGATGTGGAAGAGGTGATGAGTTGGAAAAACGGTTACTTCCGTTTCAACAATACCGATTTAAAGACCATTATGCGCCAGGCTTCGCGCTGGTATAATGTTGATGTCGTGTATGAAGGCAATATTCCTCCGCTTTTAATTACCGGAGAAGTAAGCAGACAGGTCGATGCTACTGCATTTTTGGAGATGCTGAGGTACCTGAATGTCAAGTTTAAAATAGAAAAGCAAACCAATGCCAGGAGTAAGATTCTGGTATCGCTATAA
- a CDS encoding RNA polymerase sigma factor — MLNYETISDNELAELLRSGDRAAFTEIYNRYKWLLHTHAYKWMQDREEAKDIIHELFAALWTKRESLSFPDNLSAYLYTAVRNRIFNVISHQKVASQYLNSLQAFIDEEQAAADHLVREKQMTLLIEKEIAALPAKMRAVFELSRKEQLSHKEIAEQLMLSEQTVRKHVQHALKILRVKLGLVVFLFLISP; from the coding sequence ATGCTGAATTATGAAACAATATCGGACAATGAACTTGCCGAATTGTTGAGGTCTGGGGATAGGGCTGCATTCACAGAAATTTACAACAGATATAAATGGTTATTGCATACCCATGCCTATAAATGGATGCAGGACCGCGAGGAAGCCAAAGATATTATTCATGAACTTTTTGCCGCGTTATGGACGAAAAGAGAAAGCCTGTCCTTTCCTGATAATTTATCTGCATATCTGTATACTGCGGTTCGTAACCGGATTTTTAATGTCATTTCCCATCAAAAAGTAGCCTCCCAATATTTGAATTCCCTGCAAGCTTTTATCGATGAAGAGCAGGCAGCAGCAGATCACCTGGTTCGGGAAAAGCAAATGACCTTATTGATTGAAAAAGAGATTGCGGCCTTACCAGCTAAAATGAGGGCAGTTTTTGAGCTGAGCAGGAAAGAGCAGTTGAGTCATAAAGAAATTGCTGAACAGCTGATGCTTTCCGAACAGACCGTAAGGAAACATGTGCAGCATGCACTAAAGATTTTAAGGGTAAAACTCGGACTCGTGGTGTTTTTATTTCTTATTTCTCCCTAG